One stretch of Thermococcus sp. DNA includes these proteins:
- a CDS encoding DUF4855 domain-containing protein: MSKLGLWWINWDESLGGYESRMTLEGRGPTSYYEVVQWFKDRGFDRVVFLGGEGKRINYTGDGYEDGRYLALWIMSHVDSIKYYITIPFSYGNGELRDDPSKGFANSYWKKWIDGVLSVFDSNRLGFYWSYESCLQATTDDPALKVLGINDNQKEQYKEAYIQFIEDMSNYIHDHVQELIWIPATGTRSAEYLKNNSGIPVISEHFDYVFVQPNYYQYNSTYTYEKLVEKIRWICEDLPGNINNPNTTISIEMEADSAVLLGQCGHCASCRYENNHCVWCDNEKCLERACDYSRAIMEVNPSAFPTRAYYFGTDLRVIDGVREKCQGW; this comes from the coding sequence ATGTCGAAGCTTGGTTTGTGGTGGATAAACTGGGATGAGTCTCTTGGGGGGTATGAATCGAGAATGACCCTTGAGGGAAGGGGGCCAACTTCTTACTATGAGGTAGTTCAGTGGTTCAAGGACAGGGGTTTTGACAGGGTTGTTTTCCTTGGTGGTGAAGGTAAAAGAATCAACTACACCGGGGACGGGTACGAGGATGGCCGCTATTTGGCCCTCTGGATTATGTCACACGTGGACTCAATAAAGTATTACATTACAATACCCTTCAGCTATGGCAATGGTGAGTTAAGGGACGACCCATCCAAAGGTTTTGCTAACTCGTACTGGAAGAAATGGATTGACGGTGTTTTGAGTGTATTTGACAGCAACAGACTCGGCTTCTACTGGAGCTACGAGAGCTGCCTTCAGGCGACCACCGATGATCCGGCTCTTAAAGTACTGGGTATAAACGATAACCAGAAGGAACAGTATAAGGAAGCATATATTCAATTCATTGAGGATATGAGCAACTACATTCATGATCACGTCCAAGAACTCATCTGGATTCCAGCAACCGGGACGAGGAGTGCTGAATACTTAAAGAACAACAGTGGAATTCCAGTCATTAGCGAGCATTTTGATTACGTTTTTGTTCAACCGAACTATTACCAGTATAACTCCACATACACTTATGAGAAACTCGTCGAGAAAATCCGGTGGATTTGTGAAGACCTTCCGGGAAACATCAACAACCCCAACACAACGATTTCAATAGAAATGGAAGCCGACAGTGCCGTTCTTCTTGGTCAATGCGGACACTGTGCTTCATGCAGATATGAGAATAATCATTGCGTATGGTGTGACAACGAAAAGTGCCTTGAACGCGCCTGTGACTACTCCAGGGCAATAATGGAGGTAAACCCAAGTGCATTTCCGACGAGAGCCTATTACTTTGGCACTGACCTAAGAGTCATTGATGGGGTGCGAGAAAAATGTCAAGGTTGGTGA
- a CDS encoding carbohydrate kinase family protein, translated as MIELVVLGHVSIDTIVFPDGRRVDMPGGAAAAVATSASLAGAKVGLVTKIGEDFPREWLEKLSQYVDIRGIQVLPGKTIHIWVIYREDGSVESPVEMGVAENMGETPIPEKYFKAKIFHIAPIPPEEQLKAIERLEGKRISLDFNPTYYDYYRRKPELVRELVSRSWIIFPNEREAKLITGLNDVRKSAEELYSWGTELVVITRGERGVLIYDGDFHEFPALPVEGEIDPTGAGDAFAGGFLAGLVKGKRLDDCVKLGLTRAREVLKKRGSWSISV; from the coding sequence ATGATAGAGCTCGTCGTCCTCGGTCACGTCTCGATAGACACGATTGTATTTCCGGATGGAAGAAGGGTAGATATGCCCGGAGGGGCGGCCGCGGCGGTCGCTACCTCGGCCTCTCTGGCCGGAGCGAAGGTAGGTCTAGTGACTAAAATCGGCGAGGACTTCCCAAGAGAGTGGCTGGAGAAACTTTCCCAATACGTTGACATCAGGGGAATCCAGGTTCTCCCGGGGAAGACGATACACATCTGGGTGATTTACAGGGAAGATGGAAGCGTTGAATCACCCGTCGAGATGGGCGTTGCGGAGAATATGGGCGAAACACCGATTCCCGAGAAGTACTTTAAAGCAAAAATCTTCCATATAGCACCGATTCCACCGGAGGAGCAGTTGAAGGCCATAGAAAGACTGGAGGGAAAAAGGATAAGCCTAGATTTCAACCCAACTTACTACGACTACTACCGAAGAAAACCCGAGCTGGTGCGGGAGCTGGTTTCCAGGAGCTGGATAATCTTTCCGAACGAGAGGGAGGCAAAGCTGATAACGGGCCTTAACGACGTCAGGAAATCAGCTGAGGAGCTGTACTCATGGGGAACTGAACTGGTAGTGATAACGAGAGGTGAAAGAGGAGTTTTGATTTACGATGGGGACTTCCACGAGTTTCCAGCACTGCCCGTTGAGGGCGAAATAGACCCAACAGGTGCCGGAGACGCCTTCGCCGGTGGCTTTTTAGCGGGGCTCGTGAAGGGAAAAAGGCTCGATGACTGCGTCAAGCTCGGCCTTACGAGGGCCAGGGAAGTTTTAAAAAAGAGGGGGAGCTGGAGCATCAGCGTTTGA